The Pseudorca crassidens isolate mPseCra1 chromosome 3, mPseCra1.hap1, whole genome shotgun sequence genome includes the window CTTTAATATCCCCCAGGGCTACCCTGGGGTCTTTAGATAGATCCTCTGCATCCTGCCAGCCAACACGAGAGAGACAGCAGAAGATTCTGTGGCCTTTAGGGACCTAGCCTAGAGGTGGGCGCCATCTCTTCTTCACAAATTCTACCGGTCAGAAATGGTCATGTGACCCTAGTGAGACCCATGGacagctgggaaatgtagtttagcTGTGCACCCAAGAGAGAAAAGCTGTTTAATAAGCTGCTAGCTAGTCTCTGCCGCTAATAATAATACCGATGACATTCATTCCTAGGGCTTTATTCTGAATCAGGCCCTGCCCTAAGACAGCACTCTGATGACACCAAATGTCATCAAGTGGCTCAATGGGAGTTCTGGTTTAACCGCTTTTGAATAGTTTGACATAACCTAGGAAAGCTGAACGTATGCATACCTTCTACtccagcaatgccacttctaGGTATGTACCCTAAAAACCCTCACACACATGAACCAGGATATGTGTACAAGAGTGTTAATAGCAGTAAATAAGTCAATCTGATGAGTAAATTGGGGTATAGTCACCCAAGGAATTATACAAAGTAtggaaaaaggaatgaatgaaaaaatgtggctgaatgttttctgtattttggctgcgctgcatggcatgtgggatcttagttcccagaccagggatcaaacccgtgtcccatgcactgGAAGCATGgcgttttaaccactggaccgccagggaagtcccacggcCGAATCTTAGTAACAATGTTGAGCGGGAGAAGAAGGAAGTTTCAGATTACATTTATCATGAAACTCTTTACAAAGTTCAAAACAGCGAAGTTAAACAATATGTTGACAATATGTACAGGATAATGCTATATTTATGAGAGAAAAAGCGCTTTATAATCTTTAGGTCTCTGAATTTGCATCTGTCCCTGAGGTAGGTATTCCAGCCATGGAAACTGAAGGATAGAGAGGTTGTCACACTCCAAACCTCAAGGTTGGCCTCCAGAGCTTGAACCCTTGTGCAAGCTGGTGTCACCAGCCTGCGTGGGCCACGGGGTGACTGTCATCTCCCCATCTTGTCGGAAAGTCACCCGCCACTCTGCCCTGGCACCCAGCCCACCTGGCTCCAGGCAGGCTCGGAGGCAGTGCTGTCCTGGGCCTGGTGCATCGGGCTGCAGCCAGCACTGGGCAGGGAAATACCTCTGAAGCAGTGCCAACTGCGGGGCAGTCGCACTGTCTCCCTCCTCCTGGGTCTGGAGGGCCACAATGAGCCCACAGCCCCGGCCAGACCCAACCCGGTGGCTGAAGTGGGCAGCTGTGTCCAGAAGCAGGGCGGCCAGGTAGGCGGTTTCCTGGGACCCGGGGTCTTCCGTTAGGTACTCCTCCAGGCCATCGAgcagcaggagggaaggggctggCCCCCGCGTCTCATGGGCAGAGCACAGGAGCCGGAGGAGCTCACGGGT containing:
- the SWSAP1 gene encoding ATPase SWSAP1 isoform X1, which translates into the protein MAETLRRVLNSGGAAGPGEENTAEAEPPLLLLGGHGSGKTALLFAAALEAAGEGRGPVLFLTRRPLQSLPRRIGAALEPLRLQKIRFQYPPSTRELLRLLCSAHETRGPAPSLLLLDGLEEYLTEDPGSQETAYLAALLLDTAAHFSHRVGSGRGCGLIVALQTQEEGDSATAPQLALLQRYFPAQCWLQPDAPGPGQHCLRACLEPGGLGARAEWRVTFRQDGEMTVTPWPTQAGDTSLHKGSSSGGQP
- the SWSAP1 gene encoding ATPase SWSAP1 isoform X2; this encodes MAETLRRVLNSGGAAGPGEENTAEAEPPLLLLGGHGSGKTALLFAAALEAAGEGRGPVLFLTRRPLQSLPRRIGAALEPLRLQIRFQYPPSTRELLRLLCSAHETRGPAPSLLLLDGLEEYLTEDPGSQETAYLAALLLDTAAHFSHRVGSGRGCGLIVALQTQEEGDSATAPQLALLQRYFPAQCWLQPDAPGPGQHCLRACLEPGGLGARAEWRVTFRQDGEMTVTPWPTQAGDTSLHKGSSSGGQP